One Candidatus Omnitrophota bacterium genomic window carries:
- the ruvX gene encoding Holliday junction resolvase RuvX translates to MRILSLDVGEKRIGMALSDALGIIAQQLDTLTRKNEESDFRLIKNILKEKEVAEIVVGFPLNMDGTAGPKAEEINRFVEKLRRQCDIPVKLWDERLTTRQADRLLREADVSRRKRKKLDDKLAAQLILQSYMDSVTANKDRDNV, encoded by the coding sequence ATGCGTATACTTTCTCTAGACGTCGGAGAAAAGAGGATAGGCATGGCGCTTAGTGACGCGCTCGGCATTATAGCCCAACAGCTGGATACCCTCACGCGCAAAAATGAAGAAAGCGATTTCAGGCTGATAAAAAATATATTAAAAGAAAAAGAGGTCGCGGAAATAGTAGTCGGGTTTCCTCTGAACATGGACGGCACGGCCGGCCCCAAAGCCGAAGAGATCAATAGGTTTGTAGAAAAGTTGAGAAGACAATGCGATATACCCGTAAAGCTATGGGATGAAAGGCTTACTACAAGACAGGCAGACAGGCTATTGCGGGAAGCGGATGTGAGCAGGAGAAAGCGTAAAAAACTGGATGATAAATTGGCCGCGCAACTTATTTTGCAGAGCTATATGGATTCCGTAACGGCCAATAAGGATAGAGATAATGTATAA
- the trpB gene encoding tryptophan synthase subunit beta, with product MLPDKKGHFKDFGGKFVPETLMAALCELESAYLKAKKSLAFKKELNYYLTNYAGRPTPLYFAGNLTKKIGGAKIYLKREDLLHTGAHKINNTLGQIILAKKMGKRRIIAETGAGQHGVATATVSALFGLECSVYMGEEDIERQALNVFRMKLMGAEVIPVGSGSKTLKDAINEALRDWVTNIRTTHYIIGSVVGPHPYPMIVRDFQVVIGKEARNQILKAEGKLPRVLIACVGGGSNSIGLFHPFYKDKVEFIGVEAGGLGLSSGKHAASLLLGKTGVLHGSKSLILQDENGQILTTHSVSAGLDYSGVGPEHSFYKITGRARYAAVSDKEALLGFKMLSEIEGIIPALEPAHAVYYASKVARKLRKSDIIIICLSGRGDKDIDIVRKYLHL from the coding sequence ATGTTACCGGACAAGAAAGGGCATTTTAAAGATTTTGGCGGTAAATTTGTTCCTGAGACGCTTATGGCAGCTCTTTGTGAGCTGGAGTCCGCTTATTTGAAAGCCAAAAAGAGCCTGGCATTCAAAAAAGAACTCAATTACTATCTTACAAATTACGCCGGCAGGCCTACGCCTCTTTATTTTGCGGGTAATCTTACAAAAAAAATCGGCGGGGCCAAGATATATCTAAAGAGAGAAGACCTTCTGCATACCGGCGCTCATAAGATAAATAATACGTTAGGCCAGATAATACTTGCTAAAAAGATGGGTAAGCGCCGGATAATAGCCGAAACCGGAGCCGGCCAGCACGGCGTCGCGACTGCTACCGTGAGTGCTCTGTTTGGGCTCGAATGCTCTGTTTATATGGGAGAAGAAGATATAGAACGGCAGGCGCTCAATGTATTCAGGATGAAATTAATGGGAGCAGAAGTCATACCGGTCGGGAGCGGCTCAAAGACACTTAAAGATGCGATAAACGAAGCGCTTAGGGATTGGGTGACCAATATAAGGACTACGCATTATATAATCGGCTCCGTAGTAGGGCCGCATCCTTATCCGATGATAGTAAGAGATTTTCAGGTGGTAATAGGAAAAGAAGCGCGAAATCAGATACTTAAAGCCGAAGGGAAGCTGCCGCGCGTACTTATTGCCTGCGTAGGCGGCGGAAGCAATTCTATAGGCCTCTTCCATCCTTTTTATAAAGACAAGGTGGAATTTATAGGGGTAGAAGCGGGGGGGCTCGGCCTTTCATCCGGCAAGCACGCCGCATCTCTTTTATTAGGCAAAACCGGAGTATTGCATGGCAGTAAAAGCCTGATACTTCAGGATGAGAACGGCCAGATCCTTACAACGCACTCGGTAAGCGCGGGACTGGATTATTCGGGAGTCGGGCCGGAACACTCGTTTTATAAAATAACAGGCCGCGCCAGGTATGCGGCGGTTTCGGACAAAGAGGCGCTCCTGGGTTTCAAAATGCTTTCCGAGATAGAAGGTATAATCCCGGCACTGGAACCGGCTCACGCCGTATATTACGCCTCAAAAGTCGCGCGCAAACTGAGAAAAAGCGATATCATAATCATCTGCCTTTCAGGACGGGGTGATAAGGATATAGATATTGTAAGAAAATACCTGCATTTATGA
- a CDS encoding insulinase family protein gives MYKYDLTTLDNGLKVASYTMPQANSVALGVWVATGGRYENMKNRGISHFVEHILFKGTKTRTAADIKNSIEGIGGVLNGFTSEELTCYLAKVLGRHIDLGIDVLSDMVLNARFDVRDIERERFVILEEVKMYRDHPDQYVYELLGGLLWPGKTLGMPLIGTFETIKSLKREDLIRYKEKSYNPSNVTVVACGNVKHSDFVKTCDRIFKKKRPRTFGAYKKMRFSQKDFKAHIFKKATEQSHIAIGFHSISRKSPFRYAVELLNIALGANMSSRLFHELREKRGLAYAISSHVRYYSDGGVLTIEAGVDNKKITKAMELILKELSKIRKEPITKKEFNRAVEYYQGHLAFLVEDTTDHMLWLGEKIVTKDDLIDINLISDNIRKVKLDDTLAIASEIFKRANLNIAIVGPMEEKEKRAINALAEGF, from the coding sequence ATGTATAAATACGATTTAACGACATTAGATAACGGGCTGAAAGTCGCCTCCTATACGATGCCGCAGGCAAATTCCGTAGCATTGGGCGTATGGGTAGCCACGGGCGGCAGATACGAAAATATGAAGAATAGGGGCATAAGCCATTTTGTCGAGCATATATTGTTTAAGGGCACAAAGACAAGAACAGCAGCCGATATAAAAAATTCCATAGAAGGAATAGGCGGCGTATTAAACGGTTTTACTTCGGAGGAACTCACTTGTTACCTTGCGAAAGTACTGGGGAGGCACATTGATTTGGGAATTGATGTCTTAAGCGATATGGTGCTGAATGCGCGCTTTGACGTGCGCGATATCGAAAGGGAAAGATTTGTCATCCTCGAAGAGGTAAAGATGTATAGGGACCATCCCGACCAGTATGTTTACGAGCTTCTCGGCGGCCTATTATGGCCGGGCAAGACACTCGGGATGCCGCTTATAGGGACATTTGAAACTATAAAGTCGTTAAAGAGAGAAGATCTGATAAGGTATAAGGAAAAGTCGTATAATCCCTCAAACGTGACAGTAGTGGCATGCGGCAATGTAAAACATAGTGATTTTGTAAAAACATGCGACAGGATATTCAAAAAAAAGAGGCCGCGGACATTTGGCGCCTACAAGAAAATGAGGTTCTCGCAGAAAGATTTCAAGGCACACATCTTCAAAAAAGCGACAGAGCAATCGCATATCGCTATCGGTTTTCACTCTATATCGAGGAAGAGCCCTTTCAGATATGCGGTGGAGCTCTTGAACATAGCGCTTGGCGCAAATATGTCATCAAGGCTCTTCCACGAACTCAGGGAAAAGCGGGGCCTTGCGTATGCCATAAGTTCGCACGTAAGATATTATTCGGACGGCGGCGTCTTAACTATAGAAGCCGGCGTAGACAATAAGAAAATAACAAAAGCTATGGAACTTATACTGAAGGAACTTTCCAAGATCAGGAAAGAGCCGATAACGAAGAAGGAATTCAATAGAGCCGTAGAGTACTATCAGGGCCATCTGGCATTTTTAGTGGAAGATACTACCGATCATATGCTTTGGCTCGGAGAAAAAATAGTGACAAAAGACGACCTCATAGACATAAATCTTATATCCGACAATATAAGGAAGGTCAAACTGGACGATACGCTCGCGATCGCATCCGAAATATTTAAGAGGGCGAACCTTAATATAGCCATCGTAGGCCCGATGGAAGAAAAAGAGAAAAGAGCTATTAACGCACTAGCCGAAGGATTTTAA
- the trpA gene encoding tryptophan synthase subunit alpha — protein MNRIDKKFKELKKKKGKAFIAYITGGYPGMAATEKLVLCLEKSGVDLVEIGVPFSDPMADGPIIQYSSEVALAHGATLKKLLRSVENIRQRSAVPIVFMSYYNPIYRYGVEKFVNDASRCGVDGVIIPDLPLEEAAILTNAASGKKFSVIFLAAPTSTRERLKKIAKKSRGFIYYVSLTGVTGTRRRLAPDITKNIKSIKALTDKPVCVGFGVSNASQAKLAARVADGVIIGSAIIKIIEGLPAGQAFEGRVGRFAAGLAKAIHGA, from the coding sequence ATGAACCGCATAGATAAAAAATTCAAAGAGCTTAAAAAGAAAAAAGGCAAGGCCTTTATAGCCTACATAACGGGCGGTTATCCCGGGATGGCTGCGACCGAAAAACTGGTATTGTGCCTTGAGAAATCCGGAGTGGACCTGGTAGAGATAGGTGTGCCATTTTCGGATCCGATGGCAGACGGCCCTATAATCCAATACTCCTCAGAAGTAGCGCTCGCGCATGGCGCGACGCTGAAAAAGCTTTTAAGAAGTGTAGAAAATATCAGGCAGAGAAGTGCCGTCCCAATAGTATTCATGAGTTATTATAATCCTATATATAGATATGGCGTAGAAAAATTTGTCAACGATGCCTCAAGGTGCGGCGTTGACGGCGTGATAATACCGGATCTTCCGCTTGAAGAGGCCGCCATATTGACAAACGCCGCAAGCGGTAAAAAGTTTTCGGTCATATTCCTAGCCGCGCCCACCAGCACCCGGGAAAGATTAAAAAAGATAGCGAAAAAATCTCGCGGCTTCATATATTATGTGTCTTTGACCGGAGTTACGGGCACAAGAAGGCGCCTTGCGCCGGACATAACTAAAAATATAAAGAGTATTAAGGCACTTACCGATAAACCGGTCTGCGTGGGGTTCGGGGTTTCTAATGCGAGCCAGGCAAAGCTTGCGGCCCGTGTCGCGGACGGGGTTATAATAGGAAGCGCTATCATAAAGATTATAGAAGGATTACCTGCGGGTCAAGCGTTCGAGGGCAGAGTCGGCAGATTTGCCGCAGGACTCGCAAAGGCCATACATGGAGCATAA
- a CDS encoding beta-galactosidase produces the protein MKRNKIEIKDTKFLLNGEPFFVYSGEIHYFRIPKDKWVDRLRKAKEAGLNTISTYIPWSWHETKENEFDFTGKTKPEKDIASFIKMVNNAGLFLTVRIGPVSNSEIKGEGIPVWLLENYQDVRAKNQKGGNALHEAMVSYMNPVFQNHLSKWYARICPMVVKNMVQKGGPIIMVQLDNEIGMMNWVMNSPDYNEATTRMYQKYLEEYYKGNIAAVNEKYYTNHTRFDEIPQPKGDVDEEGVIRCWDWVHFYTHFYAKYYQSLVERAKDQKINLPFVANIPMFWDYNICARGNFGLMTILQYRDFIKFTPNVIFGGAYQMRNLNFDNFHDAILMTEGINMISDNVAPKICVETQVGGMNDKPRIYPPDINLLLRYAMGHGLNGLNFYMFCGGTNDIDFGFRGTYHEWQAPIDSHGKKTPRIKPLEDVGETVKTFGSQIADTKKEYDFAIGLYAPYYETSYLKGSVSDNMLFMRDKFFFDGIARLLTVNGYNYKLVDIERAKEKDLNEIPAMWVFALDYMDQKTQSKLAEYVKRGGTVIISPTVPTKDMGLLRDETFLREIGVSISETVKDNLVFVGGRDYYVDSEIKIFDSKKRRIVARTRDKKPCGILKKVKKGKVLLLGFGVTHLLDYYMGLVSHFMEILNIEPRIKLTPKDVHAVVRSNRKYAFLFLCNFNDDPREVTVNLRIPGLNKAVTIPQDAKILLPNRSAYILPLNVPVSNRARIRYSTAEVLRVFSTDKDLKLAFHGGAGSLCEMLLEIRRPHSVSLDGKEIPFKHKDGLLKLSFELTGKTQNLTII, from the coding sequence ATGAAAAGGAATAAAATAGAGATAAAAGATACAAAATTTTTGCTTAACGGAGAACCGTTCTTCGTCTATTCGGGAGAGATACATTACTTTAGGATCCCGAAGGATAAATGGGTGGACAGGCTCAGGAAGGCGAAAGAAGCGGGGCTCAACACAATAAGTACTTATATCCCATGGAGCTGGCATGAAACAAAGGAAAATGAGTTCGATTTTACCGGAAAGACAAAACCCGAAAAGGATATAGCCTCCTTTATAAAAATGGTTAACAATGCCGGTCTATTCCTTACGGTCAGGATAGGCCCGGTATCTAATTCTGAGATAAAAGGCGAAGGCATACCCGTATGGCTTCTCGAGAATTATCAGGATGTGCGGGCAAAGAATCAGAAAGGCGGTAACGCGCTTCACGAAGCGATGGTCTCCTATATGAATCCGGTCTTTCAGAACCATTTATCCAAATGGTATGCCAGGATATGCCCTATGGTAGTTAAGAATATGGTACAAAAGGGCGGACCTATCATAATGGTGCAGCTTGATAACGAAATAGGTATGATGAACTGGGTTATGAACTCACCCGATTATAATGAGGCAACGACCCGCATGTACCAAAAATATCTCGAGGAATATTACAAGGGTAACATAGCGGCGGTTAATGAAAAGTACTATACAAACCATACGAGGTTTGACGAAATACCGCAGCCCAAGGGCGATGTTGACGAAGAGGGCGTGATAAGATGCTGGGACTGGGTCCATTTTTATACGCACTTTTACGCCAAGTATTACCAGTCGCTTGTGGAAAGGGCCAAAGATCAAAAGATCAATCTTCCCTTTGTAGCCAATATCCCGATGTTTTGGGATTACAACATCTGCGCTAGGGGAAATTTCGGGTTGATGACGATACTTCAATACAGAGATTTTATAAAATTTACGCCCAATGTAATATTCGGAGGAGCTTATCAGATGCGGAACCTCAATTTTGATAATTTCCACGACGCCATACTTATGACAGAGGGCATCAATATGATAAGCGATAATGTCGCGCCGAAGATATGCGTGGAGACGCAGGTGGGGGGAATGAACGATAAGCCCCGGATATACCCTCCAGATATAAATTTGCTTTTGAGATACGCTATGGGCCATGGCCTTAACGGTTTGAATTTCTACATGTTCTGCGGCGGCACCAATGATATAGATTTTGGTTTCAGGGGGACATATCACGAATGGCAGGCACCCATTGACAGCCATGGCAAGAAGACGCCGCGAATAAAGCCGCTGGAAGACGTAGGGGAAACCGTAAAGACGTTCGGTTCTCAGATAGCCGATACGAAAAAAGAGTATGATTTCGCCATAGGCCTTTACGCGCCGTATTATGAAACAAGCTATCTAAAGGGTTCTGTCTCGGATAACATGTTATTCATGAGGGATAAATTCTTCTTTGATGGCATCGCACGGCTCTTAACGGTCAACGGCTATAATTATAAGCTCGTGGACATTGAAAGAGCGAAAGAAAAGGATTTGAACGAAATCCCTGCCATGTGGGTCTTCGCGCTGGATTATATGGACCAGAAGACACAGTCAAAGCTGGCGGAATACGTGAAGCGAGGCGGCACTGTTATAATAAGCCCTACCGTTCCGACGAAGGACATGGGCCTTTTGAGGGATGAGACGTTCCTGCGCGAGATTGGGGTCAGTATAAGCGAAACAGTCAAGGATAACCTCGTATTTGTGGGCGGCAGGGATTATTACGTGGACAGCGAAATCAAGATATTTGATTCCAAGAAAAGAAGGATAGTGGCGAGGACGCGCGATAAAAAGCCGTGCGGCATACTAAAAAAAGTAAAGAAGGGCAAAGTCCTGTTGCTGGGTTTCGGCGTTACGCACCTCTTGGATTACTATATGGGCCTTGTGTCGCATTTTATGGAGATCCTTAACATTGAGCCGCGCATAAAATTGACACCGAAAGATGTTCATGCCGTGGTAAGGTCTAACAGGAAATATGCCTTCCTTTTTCTTTGCAACTTCAACGACGATCCTCGGGAGGTAACGGTAAACCTTAGGATCCCGGGCTTAAATAAAGCCGTTACAATTCCTCAGGACGCAAAGATACTTCTTCCTAATAGAAGCGCCTATATATTGCCGCTTAATGTCCCGGTTTCAAATAGGGCACGAATACGGTATTCAACGGCGGAAGTGCTTCGCGTCTTCAGCACAGACAAAGACTTAAAGCTGGCGTTTCACGGAGGAGCAGGTTCTTTATGCGAGATGCTTCTCGAAATAAGAAGGCCTCACAGCGTAAGCCTGGACGGGAAAGAGATACCCTTTAAACACAAAGACGGACTTTTGAAGTTATCCTTTGAACTAACCGGAAAGACGCAGAATTTAACGATCATATAG
- a CDS encoding site-2 protease family protein codes for MRGSIKLFEVFGISVNIHITFLLLPVLFFFMSGINGVILVIIVFACVTFHELAHSVVAKRFGIEVRNITLLPIGGVASMSKMPENPKEEFLISVSGPLSNIFLAAVLFFIFYYTPWIPKEVLFNPLRGESLIYTVAWLPWANVMLALFNLLPAFPMDGGRILRAILALRMDYVKATKIAVGIGHIFAIFFGFWGLMNGNIILILIAMFIYIAASSEETQASLTATLKSFKVKDILNDHFITIEKNTPISKILELIFHSRQEDFPVMEEDRFLGFVTRSDVIAATHKFGPDKKAGDIMRTDLPAVKPEEKLLKAQKIMEENEVRALPVMSDGHLKGIITLEDIFRAYSVLSR; via the coding sequence ATGAGAGGGTCCATCAAATTATTTGAGGTCTTTGGCATATCCGTTAATATACACATAACGTTCTTATTGCTTCCGGTGCTTTTTTTCTTTATGTCGGGGATTAACGGCGTCATCCTCGTAATAATAGTCTTTGCATGCGTCACATTTCATGAATTGGCGCATAGCGTCGTAGCCAAAAGATTCGGTATAGAAGTGCGGAACATAACGCTCTTGCCTATAGGCGGCGTCGCTTCTATGTCCAAGATGCCGGAGAACCCTAAAGAGGAATTTCTTATTTCCGTCAGCGGGCCCTTATCCAACATTTTTTTGGCAGCCGTTCTATTTTTTATTTTCTATTACACACCGTGGATACCAAAGGAAGTTTTATTTAATCCGCTTCGCGGCGAAAGCCTCATATATACCGTGGCCTGGCTGCCATGGGCGAATGTTATGTTGGCTCTTTTTAATCTTTTGCCTGCATTCCCGATGGACGGCGGCAGAATCTTGAGGGCAATACTGGCGCTCCGGATGGACTATGTAAAGGCCACAAAAATAGCCGTAGGCATAGGCCATATATTCGCCATATTTTTTGGATTTTGGGGATTGATGAACGGGAATATCATTCTTATATTGATAGCCATGTTCATCTACATAGCGGCCTCATCAGAGGAGACGCAGGCCAGCCTGACAGCGACGCTGAAGAGTTTTAAGGTAAAGGACATACTGAACGACCATTTTATTACCATAGAAAAGAATACGCCGATATCAAAAATCCTCGAGCTTATATTCCACAGCCGCCAGGAAGATTTTCCTGTTATGGAAGAAGACCGTTTTTTGGGGTTTGTGACGAGAAGCGATGTAATAGCCGCGACTCATAAATTCGGGCCCGATAAAAAAGCTGGCGATATAATGCGCACCGATTTGCCCGCGGTGAAACCGGAAGAGAAGCTGCTTAAAGCCCAGAAAATAATGGAAGAGAACGAAGTCAGGGCCTTACCGGTAATGTCAGACGGGCACCTTAAAGGCATAATTACGCTGGAAGACATATTCAGGGCTTATTCAGTATTATCACGTTAA
- a CDS encoding ribulose-phosphate 3-epimerase produces the protein MKRKILVAPSILAADFSSLKTEIEKIEHAGADMIHIDVMDGHFVPNITIGPLIVRDTRKLTKLPLDVHLMIQEPEKYIDEFRKAGSDIITIHAESKGDIKALLERIRSFGLKAGVSLRPKNKLDLIKDYLNDADMVLMMTVEPGFGGQKFMKEVLPKIRKLRTLYSKDIEVDGGINKETAKDAIDAGANVLVAGTFVFESKDVKQAIKDLRGGK, from the coding sequence ATGAAAAGAAAGATTCTTGTAGCGCCGTCAATATTGGCAGCTGATTTCAGTTCTCTAAAAACAGAGATTGAAAAGATAGAGCATGCCGGCGCAGATATGATCCACATAGATGTTATGGACGGCCATTTTGTCCCCAATATAACCATAGGCCCTCTTATAGTGCGCGATACGCGAAAGCTGACGAAACTGCCGCTCGATGTGCATCTTATGATACAAGAGCCCGAGAAGTATATAGATGAGTTTAGAAAAGCGGGAAGCGATATAATCACTATACACGCCGAGTCAAAGGGCGATATTAAAGCGCTTTTGGAGCGCATAAGGAGTTTCGGTTTAAAGGCGGGTGTCTCTCTTCGGCCAAAGAATAAGCTTGATTTAATAAAAGATTACCTCAATGATGCCGACATGGTTCTAATGATGACCGTAGAGCCGGGTTTTGGCGGGCAGAAGTTCATGAAAGAGGTGCTGCCGAAGATAAGGAAGCTAAGGACACTTTACAGTAAAGACATTGAAGTGGACGGCGGGATAAATAAAGAGACCGCAAAAGACGCTATAGATGCCGGGGCGAATGTATTGGTGGCCGGCACATTTGTGTTTGAAAGCAAAGACGTGAAACAGGCGATAAAAGATCTAAGAGGAGGAAAGTAA
- a CDS encoding tetratricopeptide repeat protein, translating into MRKPNNDERKKRKKLFMNFIKGFLAALLALVFIILLFFLLLPKKPDIIKGVTYDLKYPRISHYSQISVDVFEKDFKMMKRAGVNTIRLYGVPPEFVLDLADKYKIKVIETIVFPGDWTDFNSPYQLQALKREAVRNIARDINRECIYAWSIWNDAPWTYGSGKGDVIRAYGKERVEKFLKELYECVKKHDPLRPVTAATLTLNDEAKRLGTDFLDILGYNIYLGVTDWKDGSYSSEVSKEMVDGLVALSREYKKPVLITETGYSTYWKADEQRHVVGDQIEKVDKKLAGLIIFQWADDWSKAGDVKKQADDVEEHWGIVDGERKPKGGYYAVEKSFNNSAYDTVMYRIADYFRGGYFAAKKHALKKRWKENIIVDREIDDLENQMNTRASTEEIPLILDKLSARFFEKKGFDQFSSFLREYSASHKESKYKALLGYYIALSNWNKLEYLAKNNMWDTYYAEKTRSMKNIIKQLESARKDAEGKDGYLDILYLEWVIQDDLLEGRENMALKRLEDEIKRYAAQYKDVTPLMAYSKLLLDKGQRQVSERLLREYAGNVGTFMPKEEAVLLLKDRAENALNGGDAGRAKILYDAYITILSKNATEEDACFAMLDVASLYRRKGMFDESVAVCNRLLSEFPNSELADDASYAIGAAYKEQKSYSKAVKAFRDFIATYPESALTKSAIKEVISIFTVYGKGTRAEKTVTFMKEIVALYPERDFTVMARFELASSLESLGKRDEAIAEYEFIVKNFAGSEYAGYAKKSMESLQRR; encoded by the coding sequence ATGCGTAAGCCAAATAACGACGAAAGAAAAAAAAGAAAAAAATTGTTTATGAATTTTATTAAAGGATTCCTGGCCGCGCTTTTGGCCCTTGTATTTATAATCCTTTTATTTTTTCTTTTATTGCCAAAAAAACCCGACATCATAAAAGGCGTGACATACGACCTCAAGTACCCCCGCATCAGCCATTATTCGCAGATATCGGTCGATGTATTTGAAAAGGACTTCAAGATGATGAAGCGGGCCGGCGTAAACACTATAAGATTATACGGGGTGCCGCCTGAATTCGTCCTCGACCTGGCAGATAAATACAAGATAAAAGTCATTGAGACGATAGTCTTCCCGGGAGATTGGACAGATTTTAATTCTCCGTATCAACTTCAGGCGCTTAAAAGAGAAGCCGTGCGCAATATAGCCAGGGATATAAACAGGGAGTGTATCTACGCCTGGAGCATCTGGAATGATGCGCCCTGGACATATGGTTCCGGAAAGGGTGACGTTATAAGAGCTTACGGAAAAGAACGTGTAGAAAAATTTTTGAAAGAGTTATACGAATGCGTGAAGAAGCATGATCCTCTCAGGCCGGTTACTGCCGCCACGTTAACGCTTAATGATGAGGCAAAAAGATTGGGCACAGATTTTCTTGATATCCTGGGTTACAATATTTATCTCGGTGTAACTGATTGGAAGGACGGAAGTTATAGCTCCGAGGTATCAAAAGAGATGGTCGATGGCCTCGTAGCGCTTTCGCGTGAATACAAAAAGCCCGTGCTTATAACGGAAACCGGATACAGCACGTACTGGAAGGCCGATGAGCAGCGGCATGTAGTAGGCGATCAGATAGAGAAAGTAGATAAAAAATTGGCCGGTCTTATAATATTTCAATGGGCGGACGATTGGTCCAAAGCAGGCGATGTAAAAAAGCAGGCCGATGATGTAGAAGAGCATTGGGGCATAGTGGACGGCGAAAGGAAGCCGAAGGGCGGTTATTATGCCGTGGAAAAGTCGTTTAATAACAGCGCCTACGATACGGTAATGTACCGAATAGCGGATTATTTCAGGGGAGGCTATTTTGCGGCAAAAAAGCACGCTTTGAAGAAAAGATGGAAAGAAAATATAATAGTAGACAGGGAGATAGACGACCTGGAAAACCAGATGAATACGAGAGCGTCTACGGAAGAAATACCATTGATCCTTGACAAGCTTTCGGCAAGGTTCTTTGAAAAGAAAGGATTTGACCAATTCAGTTCTTTTCTAAGAGAATACAGCGCCTCTCATAAAGAATCGAAATACAAGGCCCTCTTGGGTTACTATATCGCTCTTTCAAATTGGAACAAACTGGAGTATCTGGCAAAAAACAATATGTGGGATACCTATTACGCCGAAAAGACAAGATCCATGAAGAATATAATAAAGCAGCTTGAATCCGCCCGGAAAGATGCGGAAGGCAAAGATGGGTATCTTGATATTTTATATCTAGAGTGGGTTATACAGGATGATCTTCTTGAGGGAAGGGAAAATATGGCACTTAAGCGCCTGGAAGATGAGATAAAACGATATGCCGCGCAATATAAGGATGTAACGCCTCTCATGGCTTATTCCAAGCTTTTGCTTGATAAGGGCCAGCGCCAGGTTTCCGAGAGATTATTGCGGGAATACGCCGGTAATGTCGGCACCTTTATGCCTAAAGAGGAAGCGGTATTATTGTTAAAAGATAGAGCTGAAAACGCTCTTAATGGTGGTGATGCAGGCAGGGCAAAGATATTGTATGACGCCTATATTACTATTCTTTCGAAAAATGCCACGGAAGAAGATGCCTGCTTCGCGATGCTGGATGTGGCGTCTCTTTACAGGCGCAAGGGCATGTTTGACGAATCCGTCGCCGTATGTAATAGGTTATTGTCGGAATTTCCTAATAGCGAGCTTGCCGACGACGCCAGTTATGCCATAGGTGCGGCTTACAAGGAGCAAAAATCCTACAGTAAGGCCGTAAAGGCATTTCGCGATTTTATAGCGACATACCCTGAAAGCGCGCTTACCAAGAGCGCCATAAAAGAAGTCATAAGTATTTTTACGGTATATGGAAAAGGGACGAGGGCCGAAAAGACAGTGACATTTATGAAAGAGATTGTAGCATTATATCCCGAAAGAGATTTTACGGTAATGGCGCGTTTTGAACTTGCTTCTTCGCTTGAGTCATTAGGAAAAAGGGACGAGGCTATCGCAGAATATGAATTTATCGTTAAGAATTTCGCCGGTTCCGAATACGCCGGCTATGCAAAGAAGAGTATGGAGTCCTTACAGAGAAGATAA